The segment TTGTGCGAACGTCCGCCGGAAATATGCGCTTCCTCCTGTCTCATCGCCGGATGCCGGGCCTGGGCCTGTTCGCCCCTCGAGATCCGCGCGCGCTGGGCAGAGCGGCGATCCCGCGGTATGCCGCCATCATGACGGTTCGTCGACCGTATCCAAGCGACCTGTCCGATGCCCGCTGGGCCCTGGTCGAGCCCACCCTCACCGCCTGGCGCCGAGCACGGACCGAGCGGGCCCTCGCGTTCGGCCGGCCTCCCGAGCACGAACTGCGCGACCTCCTGGACGCGATCCTCTACGTGGACCGCACCGGCATCCCTTGGCGCTACCTCCCACACGACCACCCGCCGTGGGAGACCGTCTACGCCTACTTCGCCCGCTGGCAGAAGGAAGGCGTGTTCGAGCAGCTCAACGGCCTTCTCCGACGCCTGGTCCGCACCGCCGAGGGCCGGGATCCGGAACCGACGGCCTGCATCATCGACTCGCAGAGCATCAAGACCTCAACCAACGTCCCCGCCGCGAGCCAGGGCATCGATGCCGGGAGGAAGATCGTGGGCAGAAAGCGGAGCATCGTCACCGACACGATCGGCCTGCTGCTGGTGGTCCTGGTCACCGCCACAAGCGTCCAAGACGGCACCGCCGGCCGACAACTGCTGACCACGGTCGCCGCCGAGCATCCGAGCATCGGCAAGGCCTGGGCCGGCATGGGCTACAAGAACGCCGTCGTCGAACACGCCGCCACCCTCGGCATCGACCTCGAGATCATCCGGCGCGACCCTGCCACCAGGGGATTCGTCGTCCAGCCCCGCCGTTGGGTCGTAGAGCGAACCTTCGGCTGGCTCATGAACCACCGCCGCCCCGCCCGTGACTACGAGGCCCTCCCGGCCCGCTCCGAAGCCATGGTCCACGTCGCGATGATCAGTCTCATGACCCGCCGACTCACCGGCGAGACCACCCCAAGCTGGCGCGGAACCTGAACCCCGAAGTCAGGGACGAAACGCCCAGTGAGGGCAGCTGCGTCGCCTATGGCGTTCTGGCAGTTGGGCCCGCCTCGGCACTCTGACGTCCTTGCCGGGTTGGGTGGCGGGGCCTCGCCGACGCCGTGGGTATAAAGGGAAAAGCAGGCTGAATGACGATTTTGTGTGCCATCGAAGGACGCCTGCATGGTCTGGTCCGTCCGTAGCTGAAATATCTCTTTGCGATGGCTTGGATGCCTTTTGCGACTGACATTTGACGATCCATAACGTGTCAATGCACGTTCATGACCCACATGGGCGGACATCGGAGGGGAACTCTTCATGAAGAACACGCGTGGCAGCCGCTGGATACGCCGGGGGGCCGTGGGTGTCGCGGCCCTGGGTCTCGCCCTCGGGGCGATCCCCGGTCAGGCGTCCGCTGACAGCGGCGTCATCTCCGCCTCGAACGGCCAGTGCGAGGCCCAGTGGCTGTCCGGGAACGACTGGTTCGGCATCCGGGACGTCGACAACGGTGACAGTGACTACTGTTACGTCGACTACTCGTTCAACTCGGACCACTCGAACCGCAGCCGGGTCTCGCGTCAGCAGGACGTCAACATGAACTGGAGTTACTACGGCATCACCGTGACCTCCAGCTACATCTACTTCCACGTGTGCAAGGAGCGTCAGGACGACCCGGATATCTGCTCTGGCTGGGTGACCGCCACCACCTGATCCGACAGCTCGTCAGCTGATGCAAGGAGTTCATGCGTGACACCCGTTCTGCAGGCCAGGGCCCTGCGCGTCAACTACGGCCCGGCTGTCGCGGTGGCGGGCGTCGATCTGAGCATCGGCTCCGGGGAGGTGGTGGGGGTGGTGGGCGCGTCCGGATCGGGCAAGACCACCCTCCTCCACTGCCTCTCCGGGCTCCTGACCGCCGACAGCGGCAGTGTCCACTTCCGTGACCGGCCGATCGAGGACATGACGGAGCGCCAGCGCGACGAACTGCGCCGCTCCCACTTCGGTTTCGTCTTCCAGTTCGGCGACCTCGTCCCGGAGTTGACGCTGGTGGAGAACGTCTCGCTGCCGTTGCGCCTGCAGGGCGTGCGGGCGGCGCGGGCCCGGGAGCGCGCGGCCGAGCAGTTGGAGGCGCTCGGCATCGGGCACCTGGGTCCGCGCACGGTCGGGGAGGTGTCCGGCGGGGAGTTGCAGCGGGCGGCGATCGCACGGGCGGTGGTGCACCGCCCGGACGTGGTGTTCGCGGACGAGCCGACGGGTGCGCTGGACGACCGCAACTCCGAGGCGGTGTTCGAGTTGCTGTTGCAGCAGGCCCGCACGAACGGTGCGGCGGTGGTCCTGGTCACCCACGACCGGCACCTGGCCGCGCGCACCGACCGCACCGTGGTCTTGGCCAACGGACGGGTGGTCGGGGCCGGGGCGGAGGTCGAGGCCGGATGAGCGCGTCGTTGCGGACCGCGCTCGCGGTTGCCTGGCAGGCCGTCGTCTCACGCCAGGGCCGGCGCCGCGTCGTTCTGCTGGTCCTGGTGGGTGCGGTGGCCGCGTTGGGTGTGCTGGCCACCTTCGGCACCGCGGTGATGCAGGGGCGCGAGGGCGCCCGTGCGGCGGCGATGGTGCCGGTGTTCGGGCCCCAGCCCGGTCAGGGCGGCGCGCCGGTGTTCGGTCGGCCGGGCGTCGCGGAGACCGGTTGGAGCGAGCTGGAGCAGGACTACCGGGGCCGTACGGTGAAGATCGTGCGGGTGGCCGACCCGGCCGGGCACGGCCCGCTCGCGCCCGGCGTCGCCGCCTGGCCGCACCCGGGGCAGGTACTGCTCAGCCCGGCACTGGAGCGGCTGCTGCACGACTCCGACGGGCAGATCGCGCGCTGGTTCGCAGACCAGGACATCGCCGTGCTACCCCCCGCAGCCGTCGGCAGTGCGGGTCAACTGCTGGCCTACGTGGGGGTTGCGCCCGAAGAACTGCGGACCGGCCAGGGAGCTCTGGTCGGGTTCGGCGGCGAGGGCGGCCCCGGGTTCGGCTGGTACCCGGCGCTGGGCTGCATGCTCTTCCTGGTGCTGCCCGGGTTCGCCCTCGTGCTGACCGCGAGCCGATTCGGACGCCAGGTCCGCACCGTCCGCTACCAGGCGCTGCGGCTGCTCGGCATGCCGGCATCCCAGGCTTGGACAGGGGGTGCGGTGGAGACGGCACTGCCCGTCGCGGCCGGGGCGCTGCTGGCCGTGCTCGCCTGGCCGTGGCTGCTGCCGGACGCGTTCGCCCTGCCGGTGGCCGGACGTGAACTCTTCGGCACCGACCTGCGGGTGACAACCGCCCAGTCGGCGTGCACCGTGCTGGGCCTGGCCGTCCTTGCCGGAGTGCTGGGCGCGGCCACCGCCGCCGGTTCGGCCCGATCCGCGCGCGGGGTGCGCTTTCTCAAGCCGGTGCGCCTCACCAGCCCGTGGGTGGCGCTGCTGTTCGGGGCGGGTCTGCTGCTCGTCGCGGTCGCGTACTGGCGGCACAAGGCCCGCGATCCGCTGCTGTGGACGGCCATCGTCCTCCTCGGCGCCGGTCTGCCCAGTGCCGCGGCCTGGAGCGGGCAGCGACTGGCCCGGTTGCTGGGGCGGATCGAGGCCGGCACCGTCTGGCTGCTGACCACCCGTCGGCTCGCCGCCGACGCGCAGTCGAGGTTCCGGGTCGCGGGGATGGTCGGGATCGCGGTGTTCGCCGTCGGTGCGGCCCAGCCCGTCGCCCAGGTCCTCGCCCAGCCGAACCTGCCCTGGGCCGCTCAGGCCCGTGCCGCCGGGCACACCGACCTCCTCGCCCGCGCCGAGACCCTCGAATCCGTCCCCCTCCGCTTGGAGGAGCCCCCTGCCGCCGTCCGCTCCTTCGTCCCCGCCGTCGCCCTGTGGGAACCGGAACAGGACGCCGCCACCCGCCCCGCCGCCACCGCGCTCGTCGCCACCTGCCCGCAACTGGAAGCCCTCTTCACCCGGCCTCTGCCCGACTGCCCCGGCGGACGCATGGCGCTGCACCGCGCCGACGCCCCGCCCACCACGAACGGCCAGGCGGCGAAACCGCTACTGGTGCGCTCCGCCGACCTCACCCGAGCGCAGAGCGTCCTGCCCGCTGCCGCGGAACTGACCGTCCCGGACGGGCAGGACGCCCCCGTGGAGGCCACCATGGTGCTGCCGCCCGACGACCCCGCGCTCACCGCACTGGGCGAGCCCTTCCACTACACCGCCTACCTGCGGGTCCCGGTGGACACGGCCGCCTGGGAGGACGCCCGGGCCTGGGTGGTGTCCGCCTCGCCCGCCTACCGCCTGGACAACTCCTACCAGCTCTCGGAGGTCGTGGACGGCACCGGCAGCTGGGTCCTGCTCGGACTGACCACCGCAGCCGCGATCACCCTGCTCGGTGCCGTCCTGTCCATTGCCGAGGACGGCGGACGCCGCCGCGAATGGTTCGGCCTGCGCGCCCTGGGCGTCCCGCGCACCCGACTCACCGCAGTCCAACTCGCCGAATCCGCCCTCACCTCGACAGTCACCGTCACCCTCGCCACCCTCGCCTCCACCACGGTCGGCGCCGCCTACCTCCGCATCAACGACGACCACCTCGACACCAGCCTCCCCTACCTCCTCGCCGCCCTCGCCGGCGTCGCCACCGTCCTCCTCACCGCACTCGCCAGCAGCTGGACCACCCTCCGCAACCCCCGCCGCCGCTCACCTGCGGCCCGGCCTACGAACTCCATTCACCCAGAGTCCGTCGCGTCGTGACCGTGCCTGGCCATAGCGCAGCCGCCATGCCGACGTCGGCCAGCGCGCCCTGGACATCGCTGCCTGCCTCCTCGCCCGCGCCGGGAC is part of the Kitasatospora cineracea genome and harbors:
- a CDS encoding IS5 family transposase encodes the protein MTVRRPYPSDLSDARWALVEPTLTAWRRARTERALAFGRPPEHELRDLLDAILYVDRTGIPWRYLPHDHPPWETVYAYFARWQKEGVFEQLNGLLRRLVRTAEGRDPEPTACIIDSQSIKTSTNVPAASQGIDAGRKIVGRKRSIVTDTIGLLLVVLVTATSVQDGTAGRQLLTTVAAEHPSIGKAWAGMGYKNAVVEHAATLGIDLEIIRRDPATRGFVVQPRRWVVERTFGWLMNHRRPARDYEALPARSEAMVHVAMISLMTRRLTGETTPSWRGT
- a CDS encoding ABC transporter ATP-binding protein, which encodes MTPVLQARALRVNYGPAVAVAGVDLSIGSGEVVGVVGASGSGKTTLLHCLSGLLTADSGSVHFRDRPIEDMTERQRDELRRSHFGFVFQFGDLVPELTLVENVSLPLRLQGVRAARARERAAEQLEALGIGHLGPRTVGEVSGGELQRAAIARAVVHRPDVVFADEPTGALDDRNSEAVFELLLQQARTNGAAVVLVTHDRHLAARTDRTVVLANGRVVGAGAEVEAG
- a CDS encoding ABC transporter permease, with translation MSASLRTALAVAWQAVVSRQGRRRVVLLVLVGAVAALGVLATFGTAVMQGREGARAAAMVPVFGPQPGQGGAPVFGRPGVAETGWSELEQDYRGRTVKIVRVADPAGHGPLAPGVAAWPHPGQVLLSPALERLLHDSDGQIARWFADQDIAVLPPAAVGSAGQLLAYVGVAPEELRTGQGALVGFGGEGGPGFGWYPALGCMLFLVLPGFALVLTASRFGRQVRTVRYQALRLLGMPASQAWTGGAVETALPVAAGALLAVLAWPWLLPDAFALPVAGRELFGTDLRVTTAQSACTVLGLAVLAGVLGAATAAGSARSARGVRFLKPVRLTSPWVALLFGAGLLLVAVAYWRHKARDPLLWTAIVLLGAGLPSAAAWSGQRLARLLGRIEAGTVWLLTTRRLAADAQSRFRVAGMVGIAVFAVGAAQPVAQVLAQPNLPWAAQARAAGHTDLLARAETLESVPLRLEEPPAAVRSFVPAVALWEPEQDAATRPAATALVATCPQLEALFTRPLPDCPGGRMALHRADAPPTTNGQAAKPLLVRSADLTRAQSVLPAAAELTVPDGQDAPVEATMVLPPDDPALTALGEPFHYTAYLRVPVDTAAWEDARAWVVSASPAYRLDNSYQLSEVVDGTGSWVLLGLTTAAAITLLGAVLSIAEDGGRRREWFGLRALGVPRTRLTAVQLAESALTSTVTVTLATLASTTVGAAYLRINDDHLDTSLPYLLAALAGVATVLLTALASSWTTLRNPRRRSPAARPTNSIHPESVAS